From the Solibacillus sp. FSL R5-0449 genome, one window contains:
- the purQ gene encoding phosphoribosylformylglycinamidine synthase subunit PurQ — MKFAVLVFPGSNCDIDMFHAIKDELGEEVEYVWHTATSLDGFDGALVPGGFSYGDYLRCGAMANQSNIMSALKEFAAQGKPVLGVCNGFQILTEAGLLPGALIRNKNLKFMCRTVQLKVENNRTLFTNGYEEGEVINIPIAHGEGNYYCDDETLASLQANKQIVFTYEGENPNGSLADIAGIINKEGNVLGMMPHPERAANEIVGGADGLKLFKSIVKQWREQHVNN, encoded by the coding sequence ATGAAATTTGCAGTACTCGTTTTCCCGGGGTCTAACTGTGATATCGACATGTTTCATGCGATTAAGGACGAGCTAGGTGAAGAAGTAGAATATGTTTGGCATACAGCTACAAGTCTAGACGGATTTGACGGGGCATTAGTGCCTGGCGGTTTCTCATATGGAGACTATTTACGTTGTGGCGCAATGGCAAACCAATCAAACATTATGTCAGCTTTAAAAGAATTTGCTGCACAAGGCAAACCCGTGTTAGGTGTTTGTAACGGATTCCAGATTTTAACGGAAGCTGGGCTGTTACCAGGAGCTCTTATCCGCAATAAAAACCTGAAATTCATGTGCCGTACAGTACAGCTAAAAGTTGAAAACAACCGCACATTATTTACTAATGGATATGAAGAAGGAGAAGTCATCAATATACCGATCGCACACGGTGAAGGCAACTACTACTGTGATGACGAAACATTAGCTTCTTTACAAGCGAATAAACAGATTGTCTTCACATATGAAGGTGAAAATCCGAACGGATCTTTAGCGGATATTGCTGGAATCATCAACAAAGAAGGCAATGTACTCGGAATGATGCCGCATCCTGAACGTGCCGCAAATGAAATCGTTGGTGGCGCAGATGGTCTTAAACTATTTAAATCAATTGTGAAGCAGTGGAGGGAACAGCATGTTAACAACTAA
- a CDS encoding NETI motif-containing protein, protein MGKKQVWYEVEENETIEQCLERMKKDGYMPFGRREEPVFEEVNGEPVYLRQKIQFKGLLIED, encoded by the coding sequence TTGGGTAAAAAGCAAGTGTGGTATGAAGTAGAAGAAAATGAAACAATCGAGCAATGCCTTGAAAGAATGAAGAAAGATGGCTATATGCCCTTTGGACGAAGAGAGGAACCGGTATTTGAAGAGGTAAATGGCGAGCCTGTTTACTTACGTCAAAAGATACAATTTAAAGGTTTATTAATAGAAGATTAA
- the purF gene encoding amidophosphoribosyltransferase, with protein MLAEIRGLNEECGVFGIWGNQDAAHLSYYGLHALQHRGQEGAGIVTTDGNQLQAVRGEGLVNDVFNEDKLRKVVGHAAIAHVRYATAGGKGLENVQPLLFRSSTGSLAIAHNGNLVNATHLKQFLERSGSIFNSTSDTEVVIHLIKKSKHSPFRSKVKEALSLLKGAFSIILLTNDQMIVARDRNGLRPLSLGKLGDSYVVASETCAFDLIGAEYVREVEPGELLIISNNGLEIDSYVERDKRTMCAMEYVYLARPDSNIDEVNIHMARKRMGKELAKECAHIEADVVTGVPDSSISAAIGFSEASGIPYELGLIKNRYVGRTFIQPTQELRERGVKMKLSPVVQVVKGKRVVMVDDSIVRGTTSRRIVRMLKEAGAAEVHVVISSPPMTDPCYYGIDTSTHEELIASSHSVEDIRVAIEADTLTFLSLEGMVRATNRPFEDENGGLCVACFTGKYPTEIFPDTVLPHEKDC; from the coding sequence ATGCTTGCTGAAATCAGAGGCTTAAATGAGGAATGCGGCGTATTTGGCATTTGGGGCAACCAAGATGCAGCGCACTTAAGTTATTACGGTTTACACGCATTACAGCATCGCGGACAGGAAGGAGCTGGTATCGTCACAACTGACGGTAATCAGCTTCAGGCTGTACGCGGCGAAGGTCTTGTAAATGACGTGTTCAATGAAGATAAATTACGTAAAGTAGTAGGGCACGCAGCAATTGCGCATGTACGATACGCAACAGCAGGCGGCAAGGGGCTGGAGAATGTTCAGCCATTGTTATTCCGTTCTTCAACTGGTTCATTGGCAATTGCCCATAATGGGAATTTGGTGAATGCTACACATTTAAAACAGTTTTTAGAACGCTCTGGCAGCATTTTTAACTCGACTTCCGATACAGAGGTTGTTATCCATCTCATAAAAAAATCAAAACACTCACCATTTCGTTCAAAAGTGAAAGAAGCATTGTCTCTATTAAAAGGTGCCTTCTCTATTATTTTACTGACGAATGACCAAATGATTGTTGCGCGTGACCGAAATGGGTTGCGTCCGCTTTCACTCGGTAAGCTAGGGGATTCTTATGTAGTTGCATCTGAAACATGTGCATTTGATTTAATCGGTGCAGAATACGTACGTGAAGTGGAACCTGGGGAGTTATTGATCATTTCAAATAATGGCCTTGAAATCGACAGCTATGTTGAAAGGGACAAACGTACGATGTGCGCAATGGAATATGTATACCTTGCACGTCCTGATTCGAATATTGATGAAGTGAATATCCATATGGCACGTAAACGTATGGGGAAAGAACTTGCAAAAGAATGTGCCCATATTGAAGCGGATGTCGTTACAGGAGTTCCAGACTCATCTATTTCTGCGGCAATCGGATTTTCTGAAGCGAGTGGTATTCCATACGAGCTTGGTTTAATTAAAAACCGCTATGTTGGGCGTACTTTTATCCAGCCGACACAAGAACTTCGCGAACGCGGTGTAAAAATGAAGCTTTCACCTGTCGTACAAGTCGTAAAAGGAAAACGTGTTGTAATGGTGGATGATTCAATCGTACGCGGTACAACATCGAGACGTATTGTACGCATGCTGAAAGAAGCAGGTGCGGCAGAAGTGCATGTAGTCATTTCTTCACCGCCAATGACAGACCCTTGTTATTACGGAATCGATACATCGACACATGAAGAGCTGATTGCATCAAGCCACAGTGTGGAAGATATACGGGTAGCAATTGAAGCGGACACGCTGACATTTTTATCGCTGGAAGGTATGGTCCGTGCAACGAACCGACCGTTTGAAGATGAAAATGGCGGACTATGTGTGGCATGCTTTACAGGTAAATACCCGACAGAAATTTTCCCGGACACAGTGTTACCACATGAAAAAGACTGTTAG
- the purL gene encoding phosphoribosylformylglycinamidine synthase subunit PurL yields MLTTNFEPTPEQIKEKRLYADMGMSDAEFDLAIEKLGRIPNWTETGLFSVMWSEHCSYKKSKPVLRKFPTKGPQVLQGPGEGAGIVDIGDEQAVVFKMESHNHPSAIEPYQGAATGVGGIIRDVFSMGARPIAMLNSLRFGELKSARGKYLFEEVVAGIAGYGNCIGIPTVGGEIAFDPCYEGNPLVNAMCVGLIDHKDIQKGVAAGVGNTVMYVGAKTGRDGIHGATFSSEELTEDTEESRSAVQVGDPFMEKLLLEACLEVVKSDALVGIQDMGAAGLTSSSAEMASKAGTGVEMNLDLVPQRETNMSAYEMMLSESQERMLIVVKAGREDEIKAIFDKYDLDAVAVGKVTEDKMLRLLHKGEVVAEVPADALAEDAPVYNMPDAEPAYFAQYQAMENAEPKVTDYKETLTALLKAPTIASKEWVYDQYDYQVRTNTVVAPGSDAAVLRVRGTNKGLAMTTDCNARYIYLDPTTGGKIAVAEAARNIVCSGGQPLAITDCLNFGNPEKPEIFWQIQKSADGIAEACLALDAPVIGGNVSMYNERSGEAVYPTPTIGMVGLVKDLAHVTTQEVKAAGDVVYVIGDTKTEFGGSELQKLIEGGISGKAPSIDLTVEAARQQSILEAIQAGLVQSAHDVSEGGVAVALAEKTFAAKGLGLDVALTGSATTALFSESQSRFVVTVKAEHAAGFETIVKDAQKIGTVTDDANIKISGETGVLVEGTVEEFRSAWKGAIPCLLKSEA; encoded by the coding sequence ATGTTAACAACTAATTTCGAACCAACACCAGAGCAAATTAAGGAAAAACGTCTCTATGCAGACATGGGGATGTCAGATGCGGAATTTGACTTAGCAATTGAAAAATTAGGTCGTATTCCAAACTGGACGGAAACAGGTCTTTTCTCGGTAATGTGGTCTGAGCACTGCTCTTATAAAAAATCGAAGCCAGTACTTCGTAAATTCCCGACAAAAGGTCCTCAAGTACTGCAAGGCCCTGGTGAAGGTGCCGGCATTGTTGACATCGGTGATGAACAGGCAGTTGTTTTCAAAATGGAATCCCATAACCATCCATCTGCAATTGAACCATACCAAGGTGCTGCAACAGGTGTAGGGGGAATTATCCGTGACGTTTTCTCTATGGGTGCCCGCCCGATTGCGATGCTGAACTCTTTACGTTTTGGAGAATTAAAATCAGCGCGCGGCAAATATTTATTTGAAGAAGTCGTAGCCGGTATTGCAGGGTACGGTAACTGTATTGGTATTCCGACAGTAGGCGGAGAAATTGCTTTTGATCCTTGCTATGAAGGGAATCCGCTTGTAAATGCAATGTGTGTCGGATTAATCGATCATAAGGATATTCAAAAAGGCGTTGCTGCAGGTGTTGGAAATACTGTTATGTACGTTGGTGCGAAAACAGGTCGTGACGGAATTCATGGTGCAACATTCTCATCTGAAGAATTGACAGAAGATACTGAAGAAAGTCGCTCGGCAGTACAAGTTGGTGACCCATTCATGGAAAAATTACTTCTTGAAGCTTGTCTGGAAGTTGTAAAATCAGATGCATTAGTTGGTATTCAGGATATGGGTGCAGCAGGTCTTACTTCATCTTCAGCAGAAATGGCTTCTAAAGCCGGTACCGGTGTAGAGATGAACTTGGACTTAGTTCCTCAACGTGAGACAAATATGTCAGCTTATGAAATGATGTTATCTGAATCTCAAGAGCGTATGCTGATCGTTGTAAAAGCAGGCCGTGAAGATGAAATTAAAGCGATTTTCGATAAATATGATCTTGATGCAGTAGCAGTAGGGAAAGTAACAGAAGATAAAATGCTTCGTTTACTTCACAAAGGTGAAGTGGTAGCAGAAGTACCTGCAGATGCATTAGCTGAAGATGCACCAGTTTATAATATGCCGGATGCTGAGCCAGCTTACTTTGCACAATATCAGGCAATGGAAAATGCAGAACCAAAAGTAACAGATTACAAAGAAACGTTAACAGCACTTTTAAAAGCACCGACAATCGCTTCTAAAGAGTGGGTTTACGATCAGTATGACTATCAAGTACGTACGAATACAGTTGTAGCACCAGGTTCGGATGCCGCAGTATTACGTGTACGTGGTACAAATAAAGGTTTGGCGATGACGACAGACTGTAATGCTCGCTATATTTATCTTGATCCGACAACTGGCGGAAAAATTGCTGTTGCTGAAGCAGCACGTAACATCGTATGTTCTGGTGGACAACCACTTGCAATTACAGACTGTCTAAACTTCGGGAACCCGGAAAAACCGGAAATCTTCTGGCAAATTCAAAAATCAGCAGACGGTATTGCGGAAGCTTGTTTAGCACTGGACGCACCAGTAATTGGCGGTAACGTATCCATGTACAATGAGCGTTCAGGCGAAGCGGTTTACCCAACACCAACAATCGGTATGGTTGGATTAGTAAAAGATTTAGCGCATGTTACAACACAGGAAGTTAAAGCTGCCGGTGATGTTGTGTACGTAATCGGTGATACAAAAACAGAATTCGGTGGTTCTGAATTACAAAAGTTAATTGAAGGCGGCATTTCAGGTAAAGCACCTTCAATCGATTTAACAGTCGAAGCGGCACGTCAACAATCGATTTTGGAAGCAATTCAGGCAGGACTAGTTCAGTCAGCGCATGATGTTTCTGAAGGTGGAGTTGCGGTTGCATTGGCGGAGAAAACATTCGCTGCAAAAGGTTTAGGTTTAGACGTAGCATTAACAGGTTCTGCAACGACGGCTCTATTCTCAGAGTCACAATCACGCTTTGTAGTAACAGTGAAAGCTGAACATGCAGCAGGCTTTGAAACAATCGTAAAAGACGCACAAAAAATCGGTACAGTAACAGACGACGCGAACATTAAAATTAGCGGAGAAACTGGTGTACTTGTTGAAGGTACTGTGGAGGAATTCCGTTCTGCCTGGAAAGGAGCAATTCCATGCTTGCTGAAATCAGAGGCTTAA
- a CDS encoding outer membrane lipoprotein carrier protein LolA has protein sequence MKKWIYSAAVVLTLSLAACSNEESYSPQEILNQAMQETSELDSYYGEYKMIMDDGTEILSKQWEKNGKTRVEMVDSTGEESIAVNDGKTVSSYSKTTNEAIIFELGPDVENSVRPTLKEQALRTLEQIKNSHDITIGEEEKIAGHETYHLIAKVKKKNTLIGDMEVWVDKKTWMTLKTISANGDMKLTSEFTKFEPNSKIDDSKFTLDIPEDADVKYESYQPIEQLTEEEAVEKLGTFLIFPESLGYTLEGIEDMGMAETGEIALTYSKNGEQQFSLSIFKPMESIGEDEEIIEVRGQKGSKIDLETFKLLQWDEEGLRYNIIIENLDLTFEEILELTEQMEYIK, from the coding sequence ATGAAAAAGTGGATTTATTCAGCAGCAGTAGTTTTAACGCTATCTTTGGCGGCATGCAGCAATGAGGAAAGTTATTCACCCCAGGAAATATTGAATCAGGCAATGCAGGAGACGTCTGAGCTAGATTCCTATTATGGAGAATATAAAATGATAATGGATGACGGTACGGAAATTCTTTCAAAGCAATGGGAGAAAAACGGAAAGACTCGTGTAGAAATGGTTGACTCCACAGGAGAGGAATCGATTGCAGTAAATGACGGTAAAACAGTATCTTCCTATTCAAAAACAACAAATGAAGCGATTATTTTTGAACTTGGACCGGACGTTGAAAATTCAGTACGACCAACGTTAAAAGAGCAGGCATTACGTACATTGGAACAAATAAAAAATTCCCATGACATTACGATTGGTGAAGAAGAAAAGATCGCCGGTCACGAAACATACCATTTAATCGCAAAAGTGAAAAAGAAAAATACGCTTATTGGAGATATGGAAGTATGGGTAGATAAAAAAACATGGATGACATTAAAGACGATTTCGGCAAATGGTGATATGAAATTAACTTCTGAATTCACAAAATTTGAACCAAACAGTAAAATTGATGATTCCAAATTTACGCTGGATATACCGGAAGATGCTGATGTGAAATATGAGTCTTATCAGCCAATCGAACAACTAACAGAGGAAGAAGCTGTCGAGAAGCTGGGCACATTTTTAATCTTCCCCGAATCACTTGGTTACACATTGGAAGGTATTGAAGATATGGGGATGGCAGAAACCGGAGAAATCGCTTTAACATATTCCAAAAACGGTGAGCAGCAATTTTCGCTTTCAATCTTCAAGCCAATGGAATCCATCGGTGAAGATGAAGAAATCATTGAAGTACGTGGGCAAAAAGGATCTAAAATTGATTTGGAGACTTTCAAATTACTTCAATGGGATGAAGAAGGTTTGCGCTATAATATAATTATTGAAAATCTTGATTTGACATTTGAGGAAATACTGGAGTTAACAGAACAAATGGAGTATATAAAATAA
- the purK gene encoding 5-(carboxyamino)imidazole ribonucleotide synthase: MKKMIYPGQTIGIIGGGQLGRMMAVAAKEAGYKIAVLEPTMDSPCGQVADIRIVAAYDDEAALEELAEVSDVITYEFENIDYDGLKRLTQMAYVPQGAELVRITQNRVTEKQMIVDAGCPVAPYIVASTYDELQEKIGEIGFPCIVKTARGGYDGKGQQLLKSAEDLPLAKELFAHSQCIAEGFVPFTKEISVIVQRNGDGETYCLPVGENIHINHILHETIVPARIERSTAQLAEEAALKIADSLQLIGTLAVEMFVLEDGSIVINECAPRPHNSGHYSIEACNISQFTQHIRAVCGWPLRKPKLWGPSIMVNVLGQHVVPLTNSISKFPGWSVHLYGKSEAKVNRKMGHVTIMTDDINTALQQITDSGIWPE, encoded by the coding sequence GTGAAGAAAATGATTTACCCTGGACAAACAATCGGTATTATCGGCGGCGGTCAGCTAGGTCGTATGATGGCTGTTGCGGCAAAGGAAGCCGGCTATAAAATCGCAGTACTGGAGCCAACGATGGATTCTCCTTGTGGACAAGTGGCAGACATACGAATCGTCGCAGCCTATGATGACGAAGCAGCATTGGAAGAGCTTGCGGAAGTTAGTGATGTCATAACATATGAGTTTGAAAACATCGATTACGATGGCTTAAAGCGATTAACACAAATGGCATATGTTCCTCAAGGTGCAGAACTTGTGCGCATTACACAAAATCGCGTTACAGAAAAGCAAATGATCGTTGATGCAGGCTGTCCGGTTGCGCCGTATATTGTCGCTTCTACATATGACGAGCTTCAAGAAAAAATCGGAGAAATCGGCTTCCCCTGTATCGTAAAAACAGCTCGGGGCGGTTATGACGGGAAAGGTCAGCAGTTATTGAAATCTGCTGAGGACTTACCCTTAGCAAAAGAGTTATTTGCACATTCACAATGCATTGCAGAAGGTTTTGTACCGTTTACGAAAGAGATTTCAGTCATCGTTCAACGCAATGGAGATGGTGAAACATACTGCTTGCCCGTTGGAGAAAACATTCATATAAATCATATTTTACATGAAACGATTGTGCCGGCCCGTATCGAAAGGTCTACAGCTCAATTAGCTGAAGAAGCTGCTCTAAAAATTGCGGATTCCCTACAACTGATTGGAACATTGGCGGTTGAAATGTTCGTCCTTGAAGATGGCAGTATCGTAATTAACGAATGCGCACCACGTCCGCATAACTCAGGCCATTATTCGATTGAGGCATGCAATATTTCACAGTTCACTCAGCATATCCGTGCAGTATGCGGTTGGCCGCTACGTAAACCAAAACTGTGGGGACCATCAATTATGGTAAATGTACTTGGTCAGCATGTCGTTCCATTAACAAATTCAATTTCGAAGTTTCCTGGCTGGTCAGTACATTTGTACGGGAAATCAGAAGCAAAGGTAAATCGAAAAATGGGTCATGTCACAATCATGACAGATGATATAAATACAGCATTACAACAAATTACAGACTCTGGTATTTGGCCGGAGTAA
- the purB gene encoding adenylosuccinate lyase, whose protein sequence is MIERYTRPEMGAIWTEENKFKAWLEVEILACEAWAEIGEIPKEDVAKLRANASFNIDRIYEIEQETRHDVVAFTRAVSETPALGEEKKWVHYGLTSTDVVDTALSYLIKQANEILRKDLHQFIAILTEKAKEHKFTVMMGRTHGVHAEPTTFGLKLALWLEEMRRNLVRFEEAAKVIETGKMSGAVGTYANINPRVESYVCEHLGLAAAPISTQTLQRDRHAQYFSTLALIATSIEKFATEIRGLQKSETREVEEGFAKGQKGSSAMPHKRNPIGSENMTGMARLMRGYMLTAYENVALWHERDISHSSAERVIIPDATITLNYMLNRFGNILKNLTVFPDNMKRNMERTFGLIYSQRILLALIDKGLSREEAYDTVQPLTARAWDEQTQFRPLVEASEKITAYLSPEEIADCFDYNYHIQNVDLIFERLGLN, encoded by the coding sequence ATGATAGAACGCTATACACGTCCTGAAATGGGTGCAATTTGGACTGAAGAAAACAAATTTAAAGCATGGCTTGAAGTAGAGATTTTAGCTTGTGAAGCTTGGGCTGAAATCGGCGAAATTCCTAAAGAAGATGTAGCGAAATTACGTGCAAATGCATCATTTAATATCGATCGTATTTATGAAATTGAGCAGGAAACACGTCATGATGTCGTAGCATTTACACGAGCTGTTTCGGAAACACCTGCACTTGGTGAGGAAAAGAAATGGGTGCACTACGGTTTAACTTCAACGGACGTTGTAGATACAGCACTATCATATTTAATCAAACAGGCGAATGAAATTTTACGAAAAGACTTACATCAATTCATCGCTATTCTGACTGAAAAAGCAAAAGAGCATAAATTTACAGTAATGATGGGACGTACGCACGGTGTGCATGCAGAACCGACAACATTTGGTTTAAAGCTGGCATTATGGCTTGAAGAGATGCGCCGTAACTTAGTACGTTTTGAAGAAGCCGCAAAAGTAATAGAAACAGGTAAAATGAGCGGTGCTGTCGGAACATATGCCAATATTAACCCACGTGTTGAAAGCTATGTATGTGAACATCTTGGATTAGCAGCTGCACCAATTTCTACACAGACATTGCAGCGTGACCGTCATGCACAATACTTTTCTACACTGGCTTTGATCGCTACATCAATTGAAAAGTTTGCGACAGAAATCCGCGGACTGCAAAAATCCGAAACACGTGAAGTGGAAGAAGGATTTGCGAAAGGGCAAAAAGGTTCATCTGCTATGCCGCATAAGCGAAATCCAATCGGCTCTGAAAATATGACAGGTATGGCACGATTAATGCGCGGCTATATGCTGACAGCTTATGAAAATGTGGCTTTATGGCATGAACGTGATATCTCACATTCTTCAGCTGAACGTGTCATTATTCCGGATGCCACAATTACATTAAATTATATGTTAAATCGTTTCGGTAATATTTTGAAAAACTTAACTGTATTCCCTGACAATATGAAACGCAATATGGAGCGTACATTTGGTCTGATCTACTCACAGCGTATTTTACTTGCGTTAATCGACAAAGGATTATCACGTGAGGAAGCGTACGATACGGTTCAGCCATTAACAGCACGTGCTTGGGATGAGCAAACACAATTCCGTCCGCTTGTGGAAGCTAGTGAAAAAATCACAGCGTATCTATCACCGGAAGAGATTGCAGACTGCTTTGACTACAACTACCATATTCAGAATGTTGATTTGATTTTCGAACGTTTAGGACTTAACTAA
- the purM gene encoding phosphoribosylformylglycinamidine cyclo-ligase, translating into MSKAYEQAGVNIEAGYEAVKRMKSHVERTNRLGVMGTFGGFGGMFDLSALNLKEPVLISGTDGVGTKLKLAFMVDKHDTIGVDCVAMCVNDIVAQGAEPLYFLDYVAVGKAEPAKIEQIVKGVADGCVQSGAALIGGETAEMPGLYEEDEYDLAGFAVGACEKSDIITGEKIVEGDVLIGLASSGVHSNGYSLVRKIVFADNKIAVDAVVEGYEDLGPIGEALLVPTKLYAKPVLAALKAADVHGCAHVTGGGFYENLPRMMPQGLATEIELGSWPVLRIFEFLKEKGALADKDLYNVFNMGIGFVIAVPASEADKVIAAVEAEGEKAYTIGRVVNGEGVIFNGEHDGSLV; encoded by the coding sequence ATGTCAAAAGCATATGAACAGGCAGGCGTAAATATTGAGGCAGGTTATGAAGCAGTAAAACGTATGAAATCACATGTTGAGCGTACAAACCGTTTAGGTGTGATGGGAACGTTTGGCGGCTTTGGAGGCATGTTTGATTTGTCTGCACTGAACTTAAAGGAACCAGTTCTTATTTCAGGTACTGACGGTGTCGGAACGAAACTGAAGCTTGCATTTATGGTTGATAAACACGATACAATCGGAGTGGACTGTGTTGCAATGTGTGTAAATGATATCGTTGCACAGGGTGCTGAGCCACTTTACTTCCTTGATTATGTTGCGGTAGGAAAAGCCGAGCCTGCAAAAATTGAGCAGATTGTAAAAGGTGTTGCGGACGGTTGTGTACAGTCCGGTGCAGCATTAATCGGTGGAGAAACAGCTGAAATGCCAGGGCTTTACGAAGAGGATGAGTATGATTTAGCTGGTTTTGCTGTAGGTGCTTGTGAAAAATCGGACATCATTACAGGGGAAAAGATTGTGGAAGGCGACGTTTTAATCGGTCTTGCTTCTAGTGGTGTACATTCAAACGGCTATTCATTAGTACGTAAAATTGTGTTCGCGGACAATAAAATTGCGGTTGATGCAGTAGTAGAAGGCTATGAAGATCTTGGCCCAATCGGCGAAGCACTTCTTGTTCCTACAAAGCTTTATGCAAAACCTGTTTTAGCAGCACTTAAAGCTGCAGATGTACACGGTTGCGCACACGTAACAGGCGGGGGTTTCTATGAAAACTTGCCACGTATGATGCCACAAGGTTTGGCAACGGAAATTGAATTAGGGTCTTGGCCGGTGCTGCGCATCTTTGAATTTTTAAAAGAAAAAGGTGCATTAGCGGACAAAGATTTATATAACGTATTCAACATGGGAATCGGCTTTGTTATTGCAGTTCCAGCAAGTGAAGCAGATAAAGTGATCGCAGCAGTGGAAGCTGAAGGTGAAAAAGCTTACACAATCGGTCGCGTTGTAAACGGTGAAGGTGTTATATTCAACGGCGAACATGATGGGAGCTTAGTGTAA
- the purC gene encoding phosphoribosylaminoimidazolesuccinocarboxamide synthase gives MNKGQLLYEGKAKRLYTTEDTEILFVEYKDSATAFNGEKKAEIAGKGNLNNQITTLLFEKLQENGIESHFVKRLSANEQLVRKVEIIPIEVVTRNIAAGSLAKRLGLDEGTLLKRPIVEFYYKDDALGDPMITTEHIEVLDIATPKEVEQLYNAALHVNEVLRPIFTAVGVTLVDFKLEFGRDKDGNILLADEISPDTCRLWDSNTKQKLDKDVFRRDLGNLTEVYEIILQKLGGN, from the coding sequence ATGAATAAAGGGCAGCTTTTATATGAAGGGAAAGCAAAACGACTTTATACAACAGAAGATACTGAAATACTTTTTGTTGAATACAAAGATAGTGCAACAGCATTTAATGGCGAGAAAAAAGCCGAGATTGCTGGCAAGGGAAATTTAAACAATCAAATTACGACATTGCTTTTTGAGAAGTTACAAGAAAACGGAATTGAATCACATTTCGTAAAAAGACTTTCAGCAAACGAACAGCTTGTACGTAAAGTCGAAATTATTCCAATCGAAGTTGTTACACGCAATATTGCTGCAGGCAGCCTTGCTAAACGTCTAGGCTTGGATGAGGGCACATTGCTTAAGCGTCCGATCGTCGAATTTTACTATAAAGATGATGCATTAGGTGATCCGATGATTACAACAGAGCATATTGAAGTGCTGGATATCGCAACACCAAAGGAAGTAGAACAGCTATATAATGCGGCACTGCATGTGAATGAAGTGCTGCGTCCAATCTTTACTGCTGTTGGTGTAACGTTAGTCGACTTCAAACTGGAATTTGGTCGTGATAAAGACGGCAATATTTTACTTGCCGATGAAATTTCTCCTGACACTTGTCGTTTATGGGACTCTAATACAAAGCAAAAACTTGATAAAGACGTATTCCGCCGCGATTTAGGCAATCTTACGGAAGTATATGAGATTATATTACAAAAACTTGGAGGCAACTAA
- the purE gene encoding 5-(carboxyamino)imidazole ribonucleotide mutase, with translation MNPKIGVIMGSSSDWETMKHACDILDELQVPYEKKVVSAHRTPDLMFEYAEAARGRGIQVIIAGAGGAAHLPGMVAAKTTLPVIGVPVQSRALNGLDSLLSIVQMPGGVPVATVAIGKAGATNAGLLAAQILGAFDQELAAKLEARREATKAQVLESTGDLT, from the coding sequence ATGAATCCGAAAATTGGCGTTATTATGGGAAGTTCTAGCGATTGGGAAACGATGAAGCATGCTTGTGACATTTTGGACGAGCTGCAGGTACCTTATGAAAAGAAAGTCGTTTCAGCACATCGCACACCAGATTTAATGTTTGAATATGCGGAAGCGGCACGTGGACGCGGTATTCAAGTAATTATTGCAGGGGCTGGTGGAGCGGCTCATTTACCAGGTATGGTAGCAGCAAAAACGACATTACCTGTAATCGGCGTACCTGTACAGTCACGAGCATTGAACGGACTTGATTCACTACTATCGATTGTGCAGATGCCAGGTGGCGTACCTGTAGCAACTGTAGCAATCGGCAAGGCTGGAGCAACAAATGCTGGTCTCCTTGCAGCGCAAATTTTAGGAGCGTTTGATCAGGAACTTGCTGCAAAGCTTGAGGCACGACGTGAAGCGACGAAAGCGCAAGTTTTGGAAAGCACAGGTGACTTGACGTGA
- the purS gene encoding phosphoribosylformylglycinamidine synthase subunit PurS, translating into MKKVKIYVTLKESILDPQGSAVQGSLQKIGYGEVSGVRIGKYLEVTIEDTDRDIDTIVKEMCEKVLTNTVIEKYRYEVEEA; encoded by the coding sequence ATGAAGAAAGTTAAAATATATGTAACATTAAAAGAAAGCATCCTGGATCCTCAAGGTTCTGCAGTTCAAGGCTCACTGCAAAAAATCGGTTATGGTGAAGTTTCTGGCGTACGTATTGGCAAGTATTTGGAAGTTACAATCGAAGATACTGACCGTGATATTGACACAATCGTTAAAGAAATGTGCGAAAAAGTATTAACGAACACGGTGATTGAAAAGTACCGTTACGAAGTTGAGGAGGCATAA